One genomic window of Gallus gallus isolate bGalGal1 chromosome 34, bGalGal1.mat.broiler.GRCg7b, whole genome shotgun sequence includes the following:
- the LOC121108123 gene encoding predicted GPI-anchored protein 58: protein MWKAKASHPQVAGRQVASRIKDRRCSLRAESSLSRDTKGHAFRPPLLHRDSVKLLRQRQMAKKDRPAQAEPQETAASPSHHECSLPEEPSTCRSGLLPPTRNRPESPRSPPPRTTAPRRRPPTPYPFLPRDSVKLLRQRQMATKDRPAQAEPQETAASPSHRECSLPEEPSTSRSGLLPPIRNRPESPRSPPPKSKAPRRRPPTPYPR, encoded by the coding sequence ATGTGGAAAGCAAAGGCCTCGCACCCTCAGGTTGCCGGGAGGCAGGTGGCATCTCGCATCAAAGACAGGAGATGTTCATTAAGAGCTgagtccagcctgtccagggaTACCAAAGGCCATGCATTCCGGCCGCCGTTACTGCATCGTGACTCTGTGAAactactcaggcagaggcagatggccaagaaggacagGCCGGCGCAGGCAGAACCTCAGGAGACGGCGGCATCACCGTCTCACCAtgagtgcagcctgcctgaggagccctccacctgcagatctggtttgctgccacCCACACGCAACAGACCAGAGTCTCCCAGGAGTCCGCCTCCAAGGACcacagccccgcgccgcaggcCGCCAACACCCTACCCGTTTCTGCCACGTGACTCTGTCAAactactcaggcagaggcagatggccaCGAAGGACAGGCCGGCACAGGCAGAACCTCAGGAGACGGCGGCATCACCGTCTCACcgtgagtgcagcctgcctgaggagccctccaccagccgatctggtttgctgccacCCATACGCAACAGACCAGAGTCTCCCAGGAGTCCGCCTCCAAAGTCCAAAGCCCCGCGCCGCAGGCCGCCAACACCCTACCCACGCTGA
- the LOC112530923 gene encoding serine/arginine repetitive matrix protein 1-like: protein MSSGMAGANTEQPAGTRRNRTSEAGPAARRASRATDTNTEERVAVWDAVAAYVQEHLLVQKGVWIPTFGSFDTISKDIRTADGTVTLRWPVFQLARNLRAMHHLGSDKDSLPAHREVETLKYSEVAAAASVTWQRGKTCIQSTVSLLSNCLKNGENVAFVLKDIGVLLFEGMSFGIKYYYDFLEKLSGKEKFRKVVFKAPWLLDTLVSRVAPVASLTHSGRLVVFPMFQKQVAPKPPPRIFRKASGDLHGEGKQKKEGALPPLVQGKKVRFAEVPTYIRRFSVASTAGQSSRSRRSLQQESFSSSPLPAILRTSEAREQPVTWQPQGQAGNEGQEHLGQTTGKKHVRFRGDEQGAGEDREAGAAAMWKAKASHPQVAGRQVASCIKDRRCSLRAESSLSRDTKGHAFRPPLLHRDSVKLLRQRQMAKKDRPAQAEPQETAASPSHHECSLPEEPSTCRSGLLPPTRNRPESPRSPPPRTTAPRRRPPTPYPFLPRDSVKLLRQRQMAKKDRPAQAEPQETAASPSHRECSLPEEPSTSRSGLLPPIRNRPESPKTPPPKSKAPRRRPPTPYPR, encoded by the exons atgagctccggcATGGCTGGCGCCAACACGGAGCAACCCGCTGGCACAAGGCGGAACAGGACGAGCGAGGCCGGCCCCGCAGCGAGGCGTGCCTCCAGAGCGACAGACACCAACACCGAAG agcgagttgccgtctgggatgcggtggccgcCTACGTACaggagcacctcctggtgcagaag GGGGTCTGGATTCCCACCTTCGGCTCATTCGACACCATCTCTAAAGACATCAGGACTGCGGACGGGACCGTGACTCTGCGGTGGCCCGTGTTTCAGCTGGCCAGGAACCTCAGAGCCATGCACCACCTCGGGTCCGACAAGGACTCCCTGCCAG cccataggGAGGTGGAGACCCTGAAATACAGCGAGGTGGCTGCCgctgcctctgtgacctggcagagagggaagacctgcatccaaagcaccgtgTCCCTCCTCTCCAACTGCCTCAAGAATGGGGAGAACGTTGCCTTTGTCCTGAAAGACATAGGAGTGCTCCTCTTTGAAGGCATGAGCTTTGGAATTAAATACTATTATGACTTCCTTGAGAAGCTCTCCgggaaggagaaattcagaaaagttgttttcaag gccccctggctgctggacacgCTGGTGTCCCGGGTGGCACCGGTGGCCTCCCTGACGCACTCTGGCCGCCTCGTCGTCTTCCCCAT gTTTCAGAAGCAGGTTGCACCCAAACCACCGCCCAGGATATTCCGCAAGGCCTCCGGAGATCTCCATGGTgaggggaagcaaaagaaagaaggggctttgccacctcttgtccagggcaagaaag TGAGGTTTGCTGAAGTGCCAACGTACATCAGACGCTTCAGCGTTGCAAGTACTGCTGGACAAAGctcaagaagcagaagaagcttacagcaggagagcttttcgtccag tCCGCTGCCAGCGATCCTGAGAACGTCTGAAGCCCGCGAGCAGCCGGTGACCTGGCAGCCgcagggccaggcaggaaaCGAAGGCCAAGAACACCTGGGCCAAACaacgggaaaaaaacatgtccGGTTCCGCGGAGATGAACAAGGAGCGGGAGAGGACCGTGAGGCTGGAGCGGCGGCCATGTGGAAAGCAAAGGCCTCGCACCCTCAGGTTGCCGGGAGGCAGGTGGCATCTTGCATCAAAGACAGGAGATGTTCATTAAGAGCTgagtccagcctgtccagggaTACCAAAGGCCATGCATTCCGGCCGCCGTTACTGCATCGTGACTCTGTGAAactactcaggcagaggcagatggccaagaaggacagGCCGGCGCAGGCAGAACCTCAGGAGACGGCGGCATCACCGTCTCACCAtgagtgcagcctgcctgaggagccctccacctgcagatctggtttgctgccacCCACACGCAACAGACCAGAGTCTCCCAGGAGTCCGCCTCCAAGGACcacagccccgcgccgcaggcCGCCAACACCCTACCCGTTTCTGCCACGTGACTCTGTCAAactactcaggcagaggcagatggccaagaaggacagGCCGGCACAGGCAGAACCTCAGGAGACAGCGGCATCACCGTCTCACcgtgagtgcagcctgcctgaggagccctccaccagccgatctggtttgctgccacCCATACGCAACAGACCAGAGTCTCCCAAGACTCCGCCTCCAAAGTCCAAAGCCCCGCGCCGCAGGCCGCCAACACCCTACCCACGCTGA